In Pirellula sp. SH-Sr6A, the DNA window GTCGAACTTGACCCGCGGTTGGGATTGCGATTTGCAATCGTTCGGTGTCAGGGGCGACGGGGCAGATCTGGTCCATCGGGCCACTGGCGACCACGATAGTGAGTTGGCTGTTCGGAGCGGTGAGTACGGCCGCGCGGTGATGGGGAGAATCGGTTGTCACGGACTTCCAAGCGTATTGGTTGGAATGGATCCAAGGGCTAAATAGATCGATTTCGCTGTTGATCGACTTGTAGCCTTGAGCGCGGGCGGTCGTCGTGGGATCTCCTCGATCGAGGGGGCCTGAGGAGCGAAAGATCCAGCCTCGTGTCCCTTGCATCATGGCTCGATAGACCGCAAGGCGAGAGCCCACAAAATCGTAGTCCGGCAGTCCGATCGCATCCCCTCCGACGATGTTTTGGAGCATCGCTTTTTGTTCCATCCATTCGCTGGACATTTGCGTGACCATCGAGGTGAGGGGCATGGATCTACCCGCGAGCGAGCGGGATTCCGAGCGAAGGATTTCATCCGTCTCGTCAAAGGATCGAACGCGCGTCGTGTGAGGGGTCGGTACCGCCAACCAGTCGGTCAGTCTGCTGAACGAACCGTACATTTCCATCGCTTCTCCGATCGTCGGACGTGCGAGCGAGGGAGGAAATTGGGTTAATTTGGCGACTTGGTGTCGCGCGAAATCCAGGTTCGATTCGTTCAGTTCCCAACCCAGCATCCAAGCTTGAACGTGCGAGAATTCGGTTTGTAGGGAATCGGCGGGAACGAAGGAGGGGGGCGGAGCGATGACAGCCAGTTTGGTGGCGGAAGCTTGCTCGACCAACCGTGTATCATCGGCTCGCGGTGCAATGACCCCATTGAATCCGAGTTGTTGCAGGAGTTCGAAACTTTCTCCGTGATATTGGATCCATCGAGGAACCGTCGATTGCATCAAGTTCAATCGTTCTGCTGCGCTAAGGGGTGGTTCGTTCGGTCGCGGCTCGGTGCTCGGCGTGGAGGCCAAGTTCGAGGGTGCGATCATTCCTTCGATTTGAAGGTCATCGATCTGCAATTTGGTCGTTCCGGGAAACCGGTAAGCGTCGACAACCACCGCGTCGACATAGGGTTGGCTGAAGTCGATATCGGGGCCGTGTTTGACCCGTAAGAGTCGCTGATGCGTTTCCACTTCTCGCCGTATGTTGCGAACGGTCGAGGTGGACCATCGCCCATTACCCTCCGCGGCCGTCCCAAAGACCAACGTGTAGAGCGGATCGCTGGTCGCTTGGTGGGACGAATGGGGATAGACGACGCGTAGAGCGAGCCTCAGGCCGTCATGGACGCAGCGCAGACGGATCGAGGCGGCGAGATCATCGACCACCGCGCATGGCTCGATGGGATAGAGGAGGTGGACATAGGTTCCGTGTCCGAAGCTCAGTTCCAGGGTCTCGACACCTGGCTCGGATCGTGCGGGACGTTGGAGAACCGCTCGGCAGTCATCGCGCCAAAGCCGGAAATACTCGCCAGGACGATCAAACGTCTCGATCCATTGTCCCGATGCGATCGATCCAGAGGCCATCAGCAGGTAGCTAAGAACAATCGCCAAAGCCAACCCCCGGCGCACGACCGGCCCGTCGGTTGACTTTTCGCAACAATCGTCGAAGAGTAAGTAGAGAAATCGAATCATCCTGATCCACCTGGCGACTTTCATCCTAAGTCTCACTTCTAGCAGGACTTAAGTTTGAATGCCACACGGATTCGTGTTGCGAATCGGCAACAAGCTCTGCGCTTTAGGAAAAGTGCACGGATTATCTCGATTTTCCTAAGTCCTTGACTAGCATAGGTTTAGCGTGAATGCTAGCGGGCCTCTAGGGTGTTCGGCACGGCTGCTGCATTTCTTGAGGAATATCTTCGGTAACCAACCTTTCGGCAAAGCCGTCACCCACAACAAACTAGGAAACGATCATGAGTCAAGCAGCTCATTCCACCGACAACGCGGTTCAAGACACGCCGAGCGAATTGTTGGATCTGCAACGGGTGATCGACGCCTTGCCCGCGGAGCACCGGTTGGCCATTCAGCCAGCTTTCCAACGTGTCGTGGAGAGCACGAACCGACGCCGCAAGATTCTGCAGTTGGTTCAGGAGTCGATCGGCCAACTCCGATTGGACATGAAGTATCTCGTGTTCGATTTGGAAGCGACTCGTCGCGAGCGAGATACGTATCAGAAGCAAATTTCGGAGATGTTGGGGGACAGTAGCCAAGGAGAAAGTCAGGACGAATTTCGACCTGAAGATGATTCCGAGTAGTGATGGGGTTGGATAGGGCCGAGATTGCATTGGACGAACTCCGACTCGAACAATGCAAACTCGAAAGAGCCTTCAAGCGGGCTGACGAGGAATCGCCACTTCCTTGTCAGCCCGCTTGTTTTGTTTCCTTGGCCGCCGGAACCACTTTGAACTATGCTAGAGGGGGTGTTCAGGACGCTCGATCCACCGCGTGAGCCCTGGCATCCTCCATCCTCCTCCGATTGAACATTGCCTCCTATGGAATTCACCCCTCGCTCTTTAACCCAACGGGTCTTGGACCTCGACTTGGCATCGTCCGTCGATGTTGACCGCGTATGGACCGAGCTTCGGTCCGACAACGTGAGTTTGGAAGACGTGAAGGCCATGTTGTTGAGAAAAGGGTTGCTCACCAATTTTCAGTTGGATCGGCTGCTCACCGGGGAGAGGCTAGGCT includes these proteins:
- a CDS encoding transcriptional regulator; the protein is MSQAAHSTDNAVQDTPSELLDLQRVIDALPAEHRLAIQPAFQRVVESTNRRRKILQLVQESIGQLRLDMKYLVFDLEATRRERDTYQKQISEMLGDSSQGESQDEFRPEDDSE